CTCCGAGTGGACGCGTGCTGTCGGTCACACTCGGGGAGAGCGCAGCCTCGATTGCGCCGGCGGACCTGTCAAAGCTCATCACCAGCACAATCGCTCAGGCCCAGCGTGCTGCTGCAATGGTGGCCGTGCGTTTGAGCAGCGACGCCCTCGGCGAGGCTTCCCCTCTGGTCGAGCAGCTTGAACGCGAGGCCGAAGCTGCCTTCCCCGGGCCGGCGACCGACCAGATCACCTTCCGCTAGGAGCAACACATGGACCGCCTGGAAACCACGCCCTCAGCCATGCGCGCCTCCGCCGAGGCGTTGACCAAGGCCGCTACCGAGATCTGGGACGTCCTTGAAAAGATGCAGGATGACGCCGATGCGCTGCGCCTGGCGTGGGAAGGGGACGCCCAGGTGGCGTTCGACCGCAAGCAAACGCTCGCCCGCGCGAAGCTCGACGCACACCGCACCCGTCTCATCCAGATCGCTGAGGCCGTGACCGAGCTCTCGAATGTCTACGGCCGGGTAGACCGTGCCGCGGCGCGAGCTCTTGGTGGGCAGTAGCTCACTGCAATCTCCGGTTGAAAAGCCGAGCATTGCTCGTTCCCACCGCCGGTGCCAGAGAGCGAAGTGTCGGGCGTCGGTCGTTGCGTCGATAGTGGTGCATGCCTAGGATCAGGTTGATGGGTAGCCAATTCGACTTCACAGTTTCCGGGATCATGCAGGCCGCCCTCGCCGCGTGTGCGGTCCTTGGCGCACTGAGCGCGTGCGCATCGACCTCCGACGCCGTCATTATTAGCTACGAGAGGGAGGACGGTTCCCAAACTTTGTCGTTCACCCCCGGGACGCTTCGCTGCAACCATCTGGGCGCAAGCGGCCTCAGCTTTCCCGAAGAGCCAGTGAACAGCGTTTCAATATTCGAGGGAACCCCGGGGCAAGTGACCGTATGGGAGCAGGACAAGGAGCTTGTCCTCTTTTACTCGGAGGATGCGACCGTCGAATCAACGGCACTCGATGACGGTTCGACGAGTTACCACGTCACCGCCGCGCATGGCGAGGTAGCGATAGCCGATGTAGTCGGCCAAGCGACCACGGAGGAGCCCGACCTCAGTCAGGCCGAGCGGTATCCCGGTTCGATTGAGATGAACGTTCGCTGCGCACCCAACGCTGACAACTAACCCAAGTCTCGACTGCCGTGGCTTCGGGGCCTTCTCCGCCGAGCCGCCGCCCCGCTGCGGGGGTTTCACTGGCTCGCATCTAAAGTCTGCTGCTCATCGGACCCAAGGGCCCAGAATCAAAGGACCGGGTGCACAGCGAGTCACATCGCTGAGCACCCGGCCTGAGTCTTGCTAGTTCCCGCCGCGGCTGCCGCCACGCGAAGCGTTCGCCGCCGGGCCCCCGTCGCCCTCGTCCTCGAGGGTCGGCGCGATGTAGCCGAGGCCCACGCGCTTCCCCTTCTTGTCGTTCGACCCGCCGGCTCCGCCGCCGCCCATCATCATGCCGCCCGGGCGACCGCCCTTGGCCGCGCCGGCTGCGGCGTTCGCTCCCGCGGCACCGGATCCTGCCCCGCCGTTGCCCGCTGCCGCTGCCGCGCCGCGCAGCCCGCCACCGCCAGCACCCACGCCGCCGGCACCACCGGCACCGCCGAATGCGCCACCTAGGCCGCTGAGGCCTGAGCCGGACCCGGAAGCGATCTTCGCGCCAGCCGCAAGGCCGACAGCGCCAAGGCCCGCCGCACCGAGTGCGGGGCGCAGCCCGCCACCGCCGGCGCTCCCGTCGAGGTTGCTATCGACGCTCGGTCCGCGCGTACCGGACCCGCCGCCGTTGCCGCCGGAGCCCGAGCCGGATCCGCCGGAACCGTTGCCGCCGGAGCCTTCGCCGCCTCCGGAACCGCTGCCGGGCCCGTTTCCCGAGCCACTGCCGCCGCCAGAGCCGTCGCCGTTGCCGCCAGAGCCGTCAGGCCAGACGGAACCACCGGAGAGATTCGGCGAGTACAGTCCACCCGTTCCACCCGGGAATCCGGGATACACGGATCCTGCAGTGGGCCCGCCACTTCCCGAGGTAACGAATGGGGGAACCTCTTCAGTCTCCCCCGTGTTCAAGTTTACTGGCAGGGGGTCATATGTAAGCTCAACTTTGAGCAGGCTGGCTTCTGCAGC
This genomic stretch from Leucobacter sp. CX169 harbors:
- a CDS encoding WXG100 family type VII secretion target, whose amino-acid sequence is MDRLETTPSAMRASAEALTKAATEIWDVLEKMQDDADALRLAWEGDAQVAFDRKQTLARAKLDAHRTRLIQIAEAVTELSNVYGRVDRAAARALGGQ
- a CDS encoding YbaB/EbfC family nucleoid-associated protein produces the protein MNDINLDSIEATRQRVAAQVAEAQARKENIDHLADQIENATETARSPRGEVAVVAAPSGRVLSVTLGESAASIAPADLSKLITSTIAQAQRAAAMVAVRLSSDALGEASPLVEQLEREAEAAFPGPATDQITFR